One bacterium genomic window carries:
- a CDS encoding glycosyltransferase family 4 protein: MVRSLIVSMRRRWNGETEYADGVLRAEAALGFDVTVVTPGECAFAEAAARHARVVEFPRRRWPGSEALWLQGLLGCERFHLVHSLRETAHLQTALALRGRAPLVHLRSGTKEPGASALDRWLYRKMTAAVIVSSTAVRDRLVKRTGMDPRRVHRILAPVDCRRFRPLPPDEDLKRELGIPPGAPVVLCVARLAPVKGHDCLVEAMGLVRRRFPEAVLVLVGCPWEGQPGRLQAQARRLGFGQSLFCLGPRNDINRFLSIATVCAQASIGSEENSRAIEEYLAAGRPAVGTTVGVIPELLEPGVTGFLVPPHRPQEMAAAIGRVLADPDLARRMGEAARRFAVERLSSEVFAAALGEALRPVVPEWR, from the coding sequence ATGGTCCGATCCCTGATCGTCAGTATGCGCCGGCGCTGGAACGGAGAAACGGAATACGCCGACGGCGTGCTCCGGGCCGAGGCCGCGCTGGGTTTCGACGTTACCGTGGTCACTCCCGGGGAGTGCGCCTTCGCCGAGGCCGCCGCCCGCCACGCCCGTGTCGTCGAGTTCCCGCGCCGTCGCTGGCCCGGATCCGAAGCCCTCTGGCTCCAGGGTCTGCTCGGTTGCGAACGGTTCCATCTGGTCCATTCCCTCCGGGAGACGGCTCACCTCCAGACGGCCCTGGCGCTCCGGGGGCGGGCTCCGCTGGTCCACCTCCGCAGCGGGACCAAGGAGCCCGGCGCGTCCGCCCTCGACCGCTGGCTCTATAGGAAGATGACCGCCGCCGTAATCGTTTCTTCCACGGCGGTGCGCGACCGGCTCGTGAAACGGACGGGGATGGACCCCCGGCGCGTCCATCGGATACTGGCCCCGGTCGACTGCCGGCGATTCCGGCCGCTGCCCCCGGACGAGGACCTGAAGCGGGAACTGGGAATTCCTCCCGGGGCACCCGTCGTTCTCTGCGTCGCCCGCCTGGCGCCGGTCAAGGGCCACGACTGCCTGGTCGAGGCCATGGGCCTGGTCCGGCGCCGGTTCCCCGAGGCGGTCTTGGTCCTGGTCGGGTGCCCGTGGGAAGGCCAGCCCGGACGGCTCCAGGCCCAGGCGCGCCGGCTGGGCTTCGGGCAATCCCTGTTCTGCCTCGGGCCCCGGAACGACATAAACCGTTTCCTCTCCATCGCCACCGTCTGCGCCCAGGCCTCGATCGGAAGCGAGGAAAATTCCCGGGCGATCGAGGAGTATCTGGCGGCGGGGCGCCCGGCGGTGGGGACCACGGTGGGCGTGATCCCGGAATTGCTGGAGCCAGGAGTCACGGGTTTTCTGGTGCCCCCGCACCGCCCCCAGGAGATGGCGGCGGCGATCGGCCGGGTTCTCGCCGATCCGGATCTCGCCCGGCGCATGGGCGAGGCCGCGCGCCGGTTCGCCGTGGAACGGCTTTCCTCCGAGGTCTTCGCCGCCGCGCTGGGGGAGGCTCTGCGCCCGGTGGTGCCGGAATGGAGATGA
- a CDS encoding SUMF1/EgtB/PvdO family nonheme iron enzyme — MNYSTAALWAAAVFAAAFASRARAVSGGEELPSQIREPKTGIPLILIGRGEFTMGGEETGPDGAELPRHRVEIVRPYYLGEFEVTVDQFRRFVAATGYVTDAERKGFASGWHGDRWGKRRGVNWKTPGFSQGSDHPAVAISFADARAFCAWLGPGYRLPSEAEWEYAAAAGNASAFSGETGAAGICSRANVADAVAWKRFPSWKEQTVGDGFVWTAPVGSYPPNSLGFYDLAGNAWEWCGDGWHRGGAGDPVGQEPWPGEGTDRRVLKGGSWYFEPDDVRPAWRSAHRRHDATNGSGFRVLLDVAGSSEPFAGASVSRPAEGL, encoded by the coding sequence GTGAACTATAGCACGGCCGCCCTCTGGGCCGCGGCGGTTTTCGCGGCGGCGTTCGCCTCCCGGGCGCGGGCCGTATCCGGCGGGGAGGAACTCCCCTCCCAGATCCGGGAACCGAAGACCGGGATCCCCCTGATCCTGATCGGAAGGGGGGAGTTTACGATGGGTGGTGAAGAGACCGGGCCGGACGGCGCCGAACTCCCCCGGCACCGGGTGGAGATCGTGCGCCCCTACTACCTGGGAGAGTTCGAGGTGACCGTGGACCAGTTCCGCCGTTTCGTCGCCGCCACCGGGTACGTCACCGACGCCGAACGCAAGGGGTTCGCTTCGGGTTGGCACGGCGACCGCTGGGGCAAGCGGCGGGGGGTGAACTGGAAAACCCCGGGGTTTTCGCAGGGAAGCGACCACCCGGCGGTGGCGATCAGTTTCGCCGATGCCCGGGCCTTCTGCGCCTGGTTGGGCCCGGGGTACCGTCTTCCTTCCGAGGCGGAGTGGGAATACGCGGCCGCGGCCGGGAATGCTTCCGCCTTTTCCGGTGAAACCGGCGCCGCCGGCATCTGTTCCCGGGCCAACGTCGCCGACGCCGTAGCCTGGAAACGGTTTCCTTCCTGGAAGGAGCAAACGGTCGGCGACGGATTCGTCTGGACCGCTCCGGTCGGGTCGTACCCCCCGAACTCCCTGGGCTTCTACGACCTGGCCGGCAACGCCTGGGAATGGTGCGGGGACGGCTGGCACCGGGGCGGGGCCGGTGACCCCGTCGGCCAGGAGCCGTGGCCCGGAGAAGGGACCGACCGACGCGTTCTCAAGGGAGGCTCGTGGTACTTCGAGCCGGACGACGTGCGGCCGGCGTGGCGCAGCGCCCATCGCCGGCACGACGCCACCAACGGGTCCGGCTTCCGGGTGCTCCTCGACGTCGCGGGGAGCTCGGAGCCCTTTGCCGGCGCCTCCGTGTCCCGCCCCGCCGAGGGCCTTTGA